taCACTACTTGtccaacagcagaaaaacaaagttaacaactagctggtgaacatagtgcaggatttagcagctaaaggACTAGATATTTTCTTCAGGTTTGTTGGGGATTAAATCTCaggagctaaaaggagagtgaatatttgacTTGTGATCATCAGGTGCCaagaaacacgactccaaatgaatgctaatgctgctctgtgtctgctcaaGGTTTAAATAAGCCACTCTTAGTTAGCATGTTTGCCCctcaactttataaggtgagAATATTGCAGGATTGTATTTGCATCTTGTTgcgctgcccccaagtggccaaaaaactgaattactgcaggtttaaataaCACATTTGAAAATTCTGTTCTCAATTTGCACTTTTAGCACATAAGCCACTTGCAAGGAAGAGACCAAACAGAAACTTTGTTGCGTCCATAGCATGAGTCAGTATTTTTGAATTGTGGAAAATGTCTCTTCATGACTAAGTGATAGGTATAAGATGTAACAGCTCTATCCTgtaataaaagaagaaaaagaaaatactgttaCAGAATAGAGCACGCCATAGTCCAGAGGAAGAAGCAATCCCTCCCGACAATCCAAGCAAATGCAACTTTTGGCCAAACATTTCTACAGCAGTCCCGTGAGGCCTTGTTTGACATGAACACCTCAGTTTTGTTGGCCGTCAGTTTCTTTGCTGTgatgtgtttcctcctctagcTCGTTCTGAGGGTCCGGCTTCTCTTTATCCACCTGCACGTTCGACTCCGTGCAGACttcatctttcctctcctcctcctcctcctcctcctctggcgTCAGCTTGTGCAGCTCTGACGTTGCTCCAtcagcaggaggtggagagagcTCAACAGTGATCTGTGTCAGGGAACCGGACTGTTGCTTCTCTTGTGTGTTACTTGTGGAGATGAGTTTGCCATCTTCAGCGGGCTGCTCTCTTTTACAAacctcccttccctcctccagtTCTGTCGCAGTCCTTACCTGAACATTTGGGGCATGAGGCACTTTGGGAGTTTTAGGAGCGCTGGGCTGGTCCTTAGTGGGGTTCGATGGGGCCTTAAGCTCGATTTCCTTTGAAGCTTTCGGTTGCTGTGACGCTGTTTCCCGCTCTGGCTTTCGAAACTGTTTTCTGAGGAGAACGATGACGGCAATGATGAAGAAATAGGAGGAACCGCTGAGACAGGTGATCAGACCCAGGAAAATGATCCTGAAAATAGAGACAAAAGATGAACAGAGGGCAATAAAGGGCAGAAATCTTTATTGTTATGGTGACTTAAGTGGTGGAAATAGTAATAATACCACACACCTTTGAGCAAAAGTCATATTAGCAATCACGTTCTATTTCCACATTTGTAGTCCGTGGTGTACCTGTACATTTCAGAGTCATAAATGCGACATGCGCCCCTGCCCCCACACTTCTTGATCGACCACTTCAGGCAAGTTGAATCAATCAGGGCCCCAAAATACACTGGTGCAGGAATTCCACCTACAGACAAAGTATCACCCAGATGTGTACTGTTACAACACTGAAGTACAGACAAATATTGTGTTCCTCAAACACATACCAAACTAATACAAAACTTTGCACTCACAAAAGAATAAAGGTGACAGAGGCAGTACTGACactgaaaaccaaaataaatccACAGATTAAAACCAAAGAATTGCACTTTTCATGCAACTGAGCGTAGTGAGGCTCACCAAGAGTCCTGGTTACCAAGGCCTGCATACCCAGCGCCAGCGATTTGAGCTCTGGTGAGATGCACCTGCgattacacaacaacacaaggTCACTTATATCGATCAATATATAGAAAACTATTTTTTCCCTTCGACAATAAGAGTCTTTAATATGCATTGAATTTGTTATGTCACTGTAATCCCATCAAAACAATGATCCATGTGATCACTGAGGCTGAaattataagaaaaatatttcaaactgtCATCATTTCCCTCTCAGGTGCACAGACCGTATGATGACCATGTATCCAGGTGTGGCTCCCAGAGAGTTGATGAAGGAGCTGAGGACAGATACAGCCATGTAGGAGGTGAAACTGCGGCTGCAGTCCTTGGCATGGGGACACTGGCCCAGCTTCACTGATGTGCTGCTGCCCGCTGGGTAGGAGGCAGACACGCAGCTGCAGTTGTGAAAgacctggtaaaaaaaaaaggacaaacaataaaatgcaatgTAGTGGGAGGACACTACAAAATCACTTCAGTAAAGTACCATCCAGCAATATACCTTATACCATAATTTGGATAACACTAGAAGAGTTGTTTTCCCTTTCACTGATTTCTTACACTTTGCagaaagaagataaaataagaataacTGATGTGCCCAGTCATTAAATTGAAGTCTTTACTGGAATGTagtaaataaagtaaagtaaaaccCCTAAATACTCAGTTCTTGTGTGTGGCCTTACTGTGTTCTTGCCGTATCCGCTGGAACTGAGGCAGCCAGCCATACACGGAGAGATGTAGGTGATGCCGCTGTCTGAGCACACAGGGTCCCACTCCTCTGCCGAACATGAGCAGTCTCTGTTACACTCTGAGAAGAGCATTTCACTTTCGTATGATGTACTCGGCGTCCTGCAGGCCGaagatcatttatattttatattagaataataaaaagGGTTGACAGTAAAGAACAAttgaagaaaatataaatgcacatttattttgaagctcGAAGATTCATGTgttacattatttttgtttgttaaagcTGTAGTCATCTCCATATACCCCTCATGTCTCAGCACTCACCCATTGTATGAAATGGTGAGGCCAGCCACGGGAATGTTGTCACACTTGGTGCCAAACTGTAGCAGCAGGAGGAGGTATGCCATGAAGGATGTGGCAAAGGAGAGCTGAGCTCCTGACACCACGCTCAGTTTGTACCTCTTCATCAGCAGCCCTCCCAGGAAGATCCCCACTGCCACCGCTGGCAGGTTCAACACACCTAGAAGAAAAACTCACAGGGGTCTGGACACTGGGAGGCtgtttgtatgtgagtgtatgagGTCTGACAGCGTCATGAGCCATCAGGCACGGCCGACTCAAGTTCTGACTGATGACTTTTGACCTTTATAACTTCATCAaagagatggtttttggtacttaaaaccacaaatatctttttttatggatatcaatgaataaaacactggaaaatgtaaaacatgggacttttaaaatgagccgtcatGGGATGTAACTTTGTGAAATCACAACTCTACAGTCACTGTCACAGATTTggtaaatatatacagtatatgtgtaacatatgggacctttaaatacaATCAGACATTTAGCCTTGAGTGAATTAATGAGTTCTTGGCTCTCCATTGAGAAGTGTTCACCCTTTCTTAACATGCctaaacacatttttgattgGTTTGAGTCCTGATCCACTGTACACAGTAACCAATAGGAAGTCACTGTATTAGCATGCACATGAATATTTACTATAATCAAACTTGTGTGATGTCTTTGAGTTTTTGATTCCCAAGCTGGAGAATCCATAGCTTCTAAGATTACAAAGAATTACAAGTGGTAAATCCACCATAATTTTCACTGTAATATCAGTAATTAAGCAAACACCCAAAACCATGTATGATTGTGCAGTATACCTCAAAGTGTGAGAAGAGGACAGTTGGaacaacacatacatttttctcACCTATAAGGAAGTTGGCTCTGGATGCAGACTGTCCAAACTGTTGTTCCATGTATTTGGCTTTGAAGGTGAACAGGCCGATGAAGGAGTTGAACTTCAGGACGCTGCCACACAGGAGCAAGAAATAGGCAGGAGTTCCCAACAGGCGCTTCAGCGAGGGAAGAAACCCTGTAAACAGACATCCAGTAAAAATAcaagcaaagtaaaaaaaaatctgttctaAAACTGAGCAGGAAATGTGTCAACAGTGTTCTGTCATGAAGAGGAAGACTCTCTACTGCACCTTTTGCGATTTCAGTAAACTTgaggttgtggttgttgttgagGGCATCATCTGTCCCATCCAGGGTCTCCTGTACTAGTGTTGGTTTGCCCTCATCTCCCCCCTGCTTGGGCAGTGAGCGGGGCAGGAACCAGAACGGGATGCTGGAGATgagcaggagagcagaggacaCCAGGAAGCCCATCCACCAGGCTCCCACCCAGCGGGCATCTTTAGGAGTGATGGTCACACTTtctgcaagaaaaagaaaagttttcaagTGAGTGCAGGAGGAAGCcccatatgtgtgtatgtgttgtaatTTCAATCTGCCACTTCAGTAACCATATTGGACACCAGACATTTATTTGGGAAAGAGTAATTTCGTCTTAATTAGTAGGGATGGGACACTGTCTGGTAGCCACACTGCGCATTTAAGGTGGATTGATTGAGCTTGTGTGACACCTAAATTACCAATTTTACCTTATCTACCCATGAGAGTCAGGACAGTTCCTCACAAGGACACTCAGGGAGGTGTGTGTAACCTGTTCTTACAAGTGTGCAGCCAATGTTTATGGTAGTATGTCAGACCTTTGCGCAATAAGCAGTAGGCTTGGTCTAAATGAGGCTGAACCAAAGCTCCAGCCAGAGTCACCATGTCTCTTCTGTCAAAAACACTTTTGAGGCAAAAAGCATTCTTTGGGTTCCAAACCAGTACACCAACGTTGAATATAAAACCACTGAACTACCCTCTTTGTTACTGTCGCTACACTTGTCAAGCTTTCCGTTCTTGAATAGAGCATACTGGCTTACACCAATAATGGTGGCACATTTACCGCTATGAATCTTTAGTCATTTTTGTAACTAGGCCTTCTTTTCAGTGTCCCGAAGGCTTCTCCTTTAAAGCTGACGACTGTCGgtcagctagctagctaatcaATCTTATGTTAGCTTTTACAGCTAACCAGAAGTCCTGACGTCACGAAACCAAGCTCGCAATGAATTAGGCACCTGTGCTGCTATGctagaaggtttttttttttttttttataggaacTGTAGTTATTTCTGTGCTCACACagtaaatgttattttactttgttaaaatcacaaagTTTCAATTTCTTACAACGACATCCACTACAGCAGTTGCTGctgaaataaatgttaaatgagatcagtttacagaagaaaaaagctaGACCTCGCCTCTCTTTCATCTCACCTAACAAACACTTTATACTCACCCATATCAACATATCCAATGTCAACATATAGTTTGGCACAATAGGAGCCCAGGAGGAAACCAAACATGGGGCCCAGGAGAGTAATGGTCTGGAGACATGCTGCCAATCACAAAACAATCAGATTAACATTTGGTACAATGTGGTCTAGAAAATACCTTTACCTTTGTCTGATAGCGACTTTTTATAtcattaatgtgtcatttttaaggAATGAACAGTTTGTTGAGGGAATATTGTACAGGTCAGACCCTTTCATAAGCCCACAGGAAACCCCTAATAAGCAATAAGGTCTTACCTATGTAGAACGGTGAGTTTTCAGCTTTAGCAAAGTCATCGATGTAGGCGATGCCCAGAGGTGTGACTGGTGTCTCTCCAATCCCCCGCAGAGCGTTCCCCAGGAACACGTAGATCCACATATTGGAACCAGACTCTTTCACACAAGCTGCATAGTGACATATACACTAAGGATTCATGATATTTCTTCTGTTACACAGATCTAGTAAATTACGATTGTTATGGTcatttaatcaacaacaatGTTTAATCTAAAAACGGTCACATACCAACAGGTAAATCTTCTATCATCACATAAGCTTTTATATTATACATGTAGTTGTTTCAAACAGccacttcagtgtgtgtggacTGCATTATTCACAGATTCATATGGAAATTCTgcatctaaataaaaaaaaattgttgcaTGTTTATCTAaaggtttaattaaaaaaaagaaaactaaatcaaactTAGAGAACCACTTTCTTTATTCCCCTCATGTGTCCTtcagaaagaggaaatgatgcCGGCTACCTTAAACCAGAGGTATGAATACAGTTTGGTGTTGATTCAAAATCGTTTTAAGAGGACGTGGTTTTAAGATTAAATACCCCCGAATTGGATGCAACTTCcatattgtatttctttttaaatgcatcTCATCTGAATGGCTGAACAGGATCTATACGTTGCATTCTGTGGGTGCATGAGATGTTGTAagcttgtatttgttttgcatgttggcAACTTTGGTTTAAGGACGTTAAGAATGTGAACCTTAGGTAGGCTGCTGACCTTCGGGGGAGCAGGATACCA
The sequence above is drawn from the Seriola aureovittata isolate HTS-2021-v1 ecotype China chromosome 22, ASM2101889v1, whole genome shotgun sequence genome and encodes:
- the LOC130163865 gene encoding solute carrier organic anion transporter family member 1C1-like isoform X1; translated protein: MEEAAEDGGKMTSQQALCAADQKTSRRAGISTLKLFIVALSFAYFSKALTGTYMKSSITQIERRFDLSSTHIGLIDGSFEMGNLLFLAVVSHFGAKLHRPRLIAVGCFLMAVGAFLTGLTHFFMGRYKYDTIIQVFQNDSMNIAACVDPLKTLEVPEIQIEPSLEDNKACVKESGSNMWIYVFLGNALRGIGETPVTPLGIAYIDDFAKAENSPFYIACLQTITLLGPMFGFLLGSYCAKLYVDIGYVDMESVTITPKDARWVGAWWMGFLVSSALLLISSIPFWFLPRSLPKQGGDEGKPTLVQETLDGTDDALNNNHNLKFTEIAKGFLPSLKRLLGTPAYFLLLCGSVLKFNSFIGLFTFKAKYMEQQFGQSASRANFLIGVLNLPAVAVGIFLGGLLMKRYKLSVVSGAQLSFATSFMAYLLLLLQFGTKCDNIPVAGLTISYNGTPSTSYESEMLFSECNRDCSCSAEEWDPVCSDSGITYISPCMAGCLSSSGYGKNTVFHNCSCVSASYPAGSSTSVKLGQCPHAKDCSRSFTSYMAVSVLSSFINSLGATPGYMVIIRCISPELKSLALGMQALVTRTLGGIPAPVYFGALIDSTCLKWSIKKCGGRGACRIYDSEMYRIIFLGLITCLSGSSYFFIIAVIVLLRKQFRKPERETASQQPKASKEIELKAPSNPTKDQPSAPKTPKVPHAPNVQVRTATELEEGREVCKREQPAEDGKLISTSNTQEKQQSGSLTQITVELSPPPADGATSELHKLTPEEEEEEEERKDEVCTESNVQVDKEKPDPQNELEEETHHSKETDGQQN
- the LOC130163865 gene encoding solute carrier organic anion transporter family member 1C1-like isoform X2; its protein translation is MEEAAEDGGKMTSQQALCAADQKTSRRAGISTLKLFIVALSFAYFSKALTGTYMKSSITQIERRFDLSSTHIGLIDGSFEMGNLLFLAVVSHFGAKLHRPRLIAVGCFLMAVGAFLTGLTHFFMGRYKYDTIIQVFQNDSMNIAACVDPLKTLEVPEIQIEPSLEDNKACVKESGSNMWIYVFLGNALRGIGETPVTPLGIAYIDDFAKAENSPFYIACLQTITLLGPMFGFLLGSYCAKLYVDIGYVDMESVTITPKDARWVGAWWMGFLVSSALLLISSIPFWFLPRSLPKQGGDEGKPTLVQETLDGTDDALNNNHNLKFTEIAKGFLPSLKRLLGTPAYFLLLCGSVLKFNSFIGLFTFKAKYMEQQFGQSASRANFLIGVLNLPAVAVGIFLGGLLMKRYKLSVVSGAQLSFATSFMAYLLLLLQFGTKCDNIPVAGLTISYNGTPSTSYESEMLFSECNRDCSCSAEEWDPVCSDSGITYISPCMAGCLSSSGYGKNTVFHNCSCVSASYPAGSSTSVKLGQCPHAKDCSRSFTSYMAVSVLSSFINSLGATPGYMVIIRCISPELKSLALGMQALVTRTLGGIPAPVYFGALIDSTCLKWSIKKCGGRGACRIYDSEMYRYTTDYKCGNRT